CCGAGGAGGGAGATAATGATGGCGCTTGCCAGAAGATGGGAAATGGCCCGCATATCAAGCGGCGGCATGGAAAAACTCGGCAGGCCTTTTGGGATGTCGCCAACCACCGCTCCGCCGCCCATCAGGGTCAGTTCCTCGGTCTTGAGAGCCTTGTTGCCGACCTTCAATCGCCAGGTCCGGCCATCATCCTGAGTTCCCGCCGGCACAGCTCCTTTTTCATAGAAGGCTATTTGGCCATTTTCCGAAGGCACACCCTGCAACAGAACATCGCGCAGTTGCTTGCGGAATTGGGCGGCCTTGCCGCTCAGTTCTTCCAGGCCGAATTGGATGGTTTTTACCTCGTGTTCGGCCCTCAGCACAGCTGTTATGTCATGAGACTTCTTCGCCTCATCAAGGGTCTTGCTGGCCTCGGTTTGTTTTTTTTCGAGTTCCGGTTTGGCCTTCATCGCCGAGTTGAAGGCAGCAATCATTTCCTTGGTGCTGGCGGAGTGGATGTCGGCAATATTCGCTTTGGTATCGTGCTGGAAGCCGATTGCCCAGGAAACGACCGTGGTCAGGGCTACCGCCACCAGGACGTTTGGCACCTTCGGGGCGATTTTTTTCAAGACGAACATCAGGATGAAGGCGCTGACACCGATGATGAGGGTTGGCCAGTGGGTGTAGTGGACCGCGCTTTTGCAGACCTCAATGATCGTTTCATAGTGGTGTGCCTTGCCGTCAACGTATACCCCGAACATCTTCTCCAATTGCGAGGTGGCGATGATGATTGCCCCGGCATTGGTGAAGCCGTTGACCACCGGATGGGAAAGAAAGTTGACGACCAGGCCGAGACGGAAAACGCCGAGGAGGAATTGAAAGGTCCCGACGATCAGCGACAGCAGCAGGGCATAGGCGATATAGCCTTCACTGCCGGCGGTGGCGAGAGGCGCAAGGGAAGCGGCGGTCATAAGGGAAACCACCGCCACCGGTCCGGTTGCCAGCTGTCGGCTGGAGCCGAACAGGGCGGCGATCATCGGCGGCAGAAAGGCCGCATACAAGCCGTAATACGAGGGCATCCCGGCCAGCTGGGCATAGGCCATTGACTGCGGGATAAGAACCAGGGCGACGGTCAGTCCGGCGATGAAATCCTGCCGGAAAGTGTTGGTGTTGTAGCCCTTCAACCAACTGAGGAACGGAAAAATTTTGATCAGCATGCACTCCACCTTTATTGTTTGTTTTCCACCATTCTCCGGCAGGACGCCAAGAGTTCGCTGTATAGCGTGCCTGCATTGTATAAATTGTTGTTTTCCAATTGAATAATCCCATCAACCATGGCGAGGATGATCAGGGCGGTCTTCTTCGCTGCCAGGGGCCCGATCGAGCCATCCTCTTGGCCGATGGTCAAAGCCTTTTCAAAGATCTCGATCAGACAGGTATAAACAGCCTCCAGATGTTTGCGGCAGGTGGGATTTACCGCCGCCAGTTCGTGGGTATAATGCCGGCGCAAAAGGAGGAACCATTCTTTTTTGGTTTCTGAAAGATGGAGATGATAGGCTATTGCACCGAGCAGCCTTTCCAGGCCGGAAGGAAAGAGCTCTTCCTGGAAATAGAGGGAGAATGCCTCGATGAGCCCGGTTTTGACGTTTTCCAGCACCGAGACGAAAAGGTCCTCTTTGGTTTTGAAATGGTAGAAGATCGTTGCCCCGACAATGCCGGTGAGGCTGGCCACCTCGGTCATCGAGGTGTTGGTAAAGCCCTTGGTGGCAAAGAGGATGGTGGCGGTATCGATGATCTCGGCTTTTTTTGACTTCTTTGGCATCCACATCTCCTTGGTGGTATGACATGCTTAAAACTGACTGATCAGTCAGTAAGTACAATATGCGAAAAAATCAGTCAAGAAAAAATTCCAACTGATTTTTAAATGGGCTCAAGGAGATGCTGTCTAAAAAAAGTGGCGAAGGGATTATTTGGTTTCGTAGATATCGGCTATCCGGTCCTGGAGGGCAATAAGGGTGCCGGGCACCGGCATGGTGGCGGCGAAAGTGTCTTTGGCTGTGTCCTGACAGTGTCTGCAGGCGTTGAAGGGCACGGTGAAGGCGTGCAGGTGGGTATTCCGGCCGGTGGCTGTGATCTCCGAAAAGCCGGGACAGTGGGGACAAAGGTGGTGGGCAGTATTTTCCCGGACATGAAAACCGGTGGTGTCGTAAAAGATTTCTTTCTGTTTGGTGACGACTCGCCGCTGTTCGGCCTCACGTCTTCTCGGGCCCCGTTTGGCCCATACCGCCAGGGCCTTGTCACAGATGGCCTCGATATAGCGGGTCATATCAGGGGCTTGAATGAATTGGCTCGGGTCGTAGTCCGGCTCCCGGACCTGGGAAAAATCCATGCCGGCCATCGCCAGGATGATGCCGAGATTGGTGTAGGGCAGGGCGCCCTCAATGGAGTAGCCGCCTTCCAGGACGCAGATATCCGGGTTGAGCAGCCGGTTGAGCCGGGCATAGCCCTGGGCGGTGAAGTTCATGTTGGTGATCGGGTCGGTATAGTGGTTGTCCTGGCCGGCGGAATTGATGATCAACTCCGGTTGGAATTCATGGAGTACCGGCATGACCACCCGTTCCATGACCATGTCAAAGCCTTCGTCGCAGGTGTTCGGCGGCAAGGGGATATTGATGGTGTAGCCTTCCGCTGCCGGGCCGCCGGTTTCATGGAGAAAACCGCTGCCGGGGTAGAGGGTCCGGCCGTCTTGATGCATCGAGATGAACAGGGTGTCGGGGTCGTTGTAGAAGATATCCTGGGTGCCGTCGCCGTGGTGGCAGTCGGTATCGATGATGGCGATTTTGCGAATTCCGTAGTGGCGGCGGATATATTCCACCATGATTGCTTCAATGTTGATGACACAGAAGCCGCGGTCGCCAAAGACCGTCTGCATGGCATGATGGCCGGGCGGGCGGACGATGGCAAAGGCCTTCTCCACCTCCTTGCTCATGACCGCCCGGGCGGCGCGCAGGGTGCCTCCGGCCGAGATGAGGTGGGATTCGGTGAGCAGTTTCTCCGCCGACGGCACGCAGTGATGGACGCGGTTGATATCGTGAAAGGTGGCCAGCTCGGGATTGAAAAATACGATGTTTTCGACATCCTCAAGGCCCTCTTCGATGATTTGGTCCCTGGTGTAAAGAAGGCGTTCCTCGCGCTCCGGATGGCTTGGGCTGATGCACCAGTCGAAGGCCGGAAACAGGATTAATCCGGTTTTATGCGGGGCACGGGGCATGAAGGACGACATACGTTGTATCTCCTTAGATGGAGGTAAGGCCCGGCCTGATCTGGGCCTTAAGGGTCAGGATCTTTCCCGCTGTCTTGAAACCGCGCACGCAGTTCATCTCCAGTCTTTCGAGAAAATCAATCTCCGGACAGGACGGCATGCCCATTTCACTCACCATGCCGGCAATAGCGGTTTGCAGACGAGTCTCGGCATCGGTCATGGTGAAATGTGGAGTTATGGTCTCCAGACAGGAGATTTCTGGAATACTCAGACGCTTGTCGCCGGTATCGGCATACAGGGTTGCCTGGAAGGTCAAGCGAGCCCGGGCGGCGCCGAGGGCGTTGGCGACCTCGTAATTGGCGGGGACTATACAGGGCAGAAACAGCGCCTCCTGAATGAAGGACTGGAGGGCCTCGGCCGGGCCGCCGATGGCGACGATCTGCTTGGGCTGGATGCGTCGGCGATGGAGGAGGGCGGCGACCGTATACACCGGCCGGCTGAACACCTCTTCGATGAGCTCTTCGACCGCCTGGCGGATGCGTTCGACAAAGGCCTCAAGGAGCAGGCTTGCCGTGTAATCGGGCGGCTCCTGCGGACAAAGGGCAAGCATCGCCATCGCCGCCTTTTGCCGTGAACCGATGGCCAGCTTGCCGAGGACGACCATGGCGTCGGTCGGCGTCGGCGCCGTGCCGCCGGCGGCCATTGAGATACCCTGATGCTCCGGCCCGATATGAAAGGCGCCGTCCTGCCAGGTGACCCTGCTGTCGCCGCCGAGGCCGATGCTGACGGTTTTCAGTGCCCGGATCAGGGTGGGCCGCCCGGCGATCAGGGTGCCGTAGGGCTCGAGCAGGGGGGCACCGTCGACGAGCAGGGCGATGTCCGTGGTTGTTCCGCCGATATCAAGGAGGATCGCATCGTCCGCTTGGGCGGAGAGGGCCAGACAGCCCATAACGCTTGCCGATGGACCAGAGTGAATGCTTTCGCAGGGAAACTCGCTTGCCCGGGAGAAGGGCATAGTGCCGCCGTCGGCCTTCAGGACATGGCAGGGACAGGTGATACCCAGGTGCTTGATGCCCTGTTCCAGGGCGGCCTTGAAGGCGTTGAACCGGGAGGCCAGGGCGGCGTTCAGCCAGGTCGAGTACACCCGGCGGGGGAAATTGGGAAGACCGGAGATGCGGTGGCCCATGGTGATGTGGCGAAAGCGTCCGGCTAGTTGCCCGGCGATTTGTTTTTCGTGGAGATTGTTGCGATGGGAAAACTTACAGGCGATACCGATGGAGGAAATGCCCTCGCGGTGCAGGGTGTTTGCTGCGTCGGCGATCTTTGCCGGGTCCGGGTCGCGGAGGATATGACCGCGGTGATCAATGACGCCATCAAGGAACCAGGTCGGGCAGCTTTTCGAGAAAAAATCGGGATTCATCCCCGGTCCGGCCTGGACCAGCATGCCGACCGGATCGAGGGAGCCGGTGACGATGGCATTGGTGCAGAGGGTGCTGCTCAGGTGAATCCGCTTAAGGCTGCCGCGGCTTTCCGGCGATACCAGGCCTTCCAGAAGGCTGATGATGACTTCGCTGAGATGCCTGCCTTGGACACAGACCTTGTCCTTGGCCACCACCATGTCGCCATCAAGGAGCACCGCATCGGCATGGGTTCCGCCAACATCTATCCCGATAATCATGCCTGCACCTTTTAAATTAGAAATGTCTTTGTCCTTTTTCAGCCTTCATGGGGAGCGATGAAAAAGAATCGATATCTCAGTGCCAGGAAAACAAGTAACTGTTTGCATCATAGCGTTATGGCATGATTTGTCATCGAAAATCCATTGTTTTTTTTAGGTCGCTGGAATATATCCCCTGTAGCGGCTCGGCTCTTGTTCGCCGTGGGATACAAAAATGCCAAAGTCCAGACACTTGGGGACTGTGGCTGGTGGTTGATTGTCGGTAGCCGGGAGGCTTGCTACCCACTTGCTATTTCTTGTCCTGCTTAGTCTGGACTGAAAAAGACTCTCCTTGTGAAGGGGCAATCAAAGACGTATCATTTCGTTTAGGTAACGAGATCGGGTGTTGGCAAACCCACCATCCAGCGCACTTGCAATATCTACCGGTAACCGGGCATGCCAGAATCTCTCCCCAAACAGGTTAATGAGTTTGTCGCGGCGGCGCGACAGCCCTTTAGCTATAACATCCTGAAAAATCACTATATTTGGTTCGGGGTGCTGTGGGGCTTGCCTATTCCTCTGGTAAGTATCTGGATGCACAGTCATTTTCTTGGGATGCAGGTTGCTGGTGGGGAACTGCTGGGAGAAATTGTCGGCAGTCCGCTGCATTGGTTTTTTCTTGCTCATCCCCCCGTTTTTGGGGTGGTTTTCGGTATCCTTGGTACGATTCGAAACGAAAAAGAGAAGAAAATCAGTGAGATGGTTGGTCAACTGCAGGAGTTGTCGGTCCATGATCCACTGACCGGACTGAAAAACCGCCGGTATTTCGTCGAGGTCTTTTACGATGAATGTGCCCGCAGCCTGCGGCGGGGTGAGGCGCTGACCCTGCTGTTCCTCGATCTCGACCACTTCAAAAGGGTCAACGACAACCATGGCCATCATTTCGGTGATCTGGCCCTGCAGGAAACCAGCAGGTTTCTGAAGAAGCAGTGCCGGCCCTACGATACGGTCGTCCGCTGGGGCGGGGAGGAATTCATTATTCTTCTCAGAGCAACCGATGAATTGACCGCTCTCAACTTTTCCGAACGGATCAGGCAGGGTATCGAGGCGGAATTGCATAGCAATCTGCCATTTACCATGACCATCTCCATCGGCGTTGCCCAATATCAGAATAACGATACCCTCGAAGAACTCACCGACCGGGCCGACAAGGCCCTGTATCACGCCAAACAAACCGGCCGTAACAAGGTCATCCCCTGGAGTATGCTCTCCGCTGAGTCAAATTTGTAGAGATTTTGCAGCGCCGGAGCCGAAAAACCATGAAAAGAATTTTGTTCCTGCCGGTTCATTCTTAGCAGCTGGGGCCGGATTCTCCTTCTTGTCATTATGTGGTGTCGTCACTGTTCAATTGTTGCGGGTTTTCTGGTCCTCTCCCAGTGACTTGCTCTGTTGTTGATAGGTGTTTGTATTGGTCGTTTGTAGTTATAATCTTGCTAAAACCTTGATTTGGTAGCGATGTTTATAGCTCATGGGTATGGTTTGCACGTGGGATCCTCTTTGTCGTTGCCGGTGTTCTCTTGAATTTATCTTATTATTACAAAAAGATAATCAGATTCTTGGTTGGGTGGCATGCAAAGGGATTATGGCTTACCAAAAATAACAGGACGCAAGGGTCAGCAGTCTGCAGCCTGCTCAGAATGAGGAATAAAGTAATGCGTGTCTATGTTGGTTTTGATGATACCGATGTGCTCGGTGCCGATCGCGGCACCGGCAAGTTTGCCCGCTGGTTTGAGAAGAAACTGCCGCAGGGTGTACAGATGTACGGCGTGGTGCGTCAGCAGTTGCCTGTACTTGAGGGGATTCCCTACACCTCCCACAACAGCTCAGCCTGTGTGATCCTTGATGCGGTCGATCCCTCGCAGGTTCAGCAATTGGTTGATCTCGGCGCCGATCATATCCGTGAGCACTTTATGGACGGGAGCGATCCTGGCCTGTGCGTCGTTGCCGGGAGCGGATCTTCGACCGATACCCTGGTTGCCTTTGGCCGACTGGCCTCAACCAGGGTTGTCACGCAAAAAGAGGCGATTAAGGCGGTGAACGGCTTTCATCTTTCCGGACATGGCGGCACCAATGACGGGATTATCGGCGCCTGTGCCGGGGTTGGCCTGACCATTTCCGGCTGGAGCGGACGCTTTATCGAACTGAAAGGTCTACGCGAGGTCCCCTTGATGGTTCGGGTTAGCGATCTTGAAGCGCGGGGCATCCGGGTCCTGTCGGTTGACCGGAACGCCTTGGTGGCTGGACCGGACGACCTGGTCGATACCCGCGGTTGGCTGCGTCCGCGCCTCTGGGCGGGCGGGGCAGTGCTGCCGGTTGAAAATACCGGACACGGCGCCTGGCGCTCCATTTGCGGCAAGGGGGAAGGCGCCGCTCAAGATGGGAAGGCGTAATCGTCCGGCAATTGCACAAAAGGTAGTGTCAACAAGTGAACAAGTAGCTGAGACTGACTCGCCCGCAGCGGTATACCTGCAGCCTCCTCCCTCTCTTCCACATTTTTCATGACTTGAAGCAAGCCCTCATCTCCCAAAAAGGAGGGAACGGCTTGCTCTGGCATGGTTCCCTTCGATCGGCCATCATTGCAATCGGAAACGGCCAGCGCAGGCCATTTTAGGCTTGCGTATCTCAAAGGCGTTGATAAACGAGATGTCCCCATACTGCATGCATAACTTCATGGTATGGCTCCGGGGACACGGAGAGACTTCCGGATAAACGGATCGAAATTTCACTGGAGGCCGCTAAATCACAACACAATTCAAAAATGAGGGTGATATTGTGGTCAATTTTGAAATGGTACGAGTATTGCTAGAAAGGAGGGGTAAGAGGCAGGGGCAGGGGTGGGATACGACAATAAGCTCTTTATGAGTGATCATGTTAGCGAGGCTCTACTATGAGAAAAAAACTTGCAATCACCATCGTGGTTTTAATGAGTCTGGTTGATACAACCACCCACGCATCGCCGCTTGATCTGACAGCGCTTGGGAGTAGCGGATATTTCAGTGGAGGATATTTCGTTGAAGGTGGCAGCCAAGTTGCGGGATCGGGTGTTATCTCCTCATTCCTGCGGATGCAGGATGCCGGGATAGAGGAGGGGTATAATAGCGACGGCACTCAGTATGTCCTTGATGAGAAAGCTGGGGTGTTTACCCATTCCATCCAATTAAGCGCCATTCCAATAGTCAACATTGGCGGGACAGACTATCGGGAATTTCTCCTTGACACCAATGAAGGCAATAAGACAGGAGACAATCTACTCTCTCTTGACGAACTGAGGATCTATTTGGCGGGGAGTAGTCTCGCAAGCAACTTGTATGACCAGGCCACGAAGACGCTCGGTACCCTGTCTGCTGTTTATGATATGGGGGCAAGTAACTCTATCCAGCTTGATGATAGTCTCGCATCTGGAAGCGGCCAGCCCAACATGTTCGCCTATATCCCCAATGAACTCTTTACTTTGAATGGTGTGAGCAATCCTTATGTATACCTCTATTCAAAATTTGGCGCTCAAGGTGGGGTGTTTGAATCCAATGGAGGCTTTGAGGAATGGGCCGTTCGCGCTCCCGAAGCGCCTGGTCCTGTCCCGGAGCCAGCAACCATGTTGCTCTTTGGCACCGGTCTTGTTGGTTTGGCGGCTGCGATGGCCAGGAGGCGAAGGAAAATTTAAAGGGGCATTGTGGATGAGCGTGACCGCGGTGTCTTTTGAGGGATTGCCTTTCGCCGGTGTAGGTGTCAGAATGACTGCCTGGTCGGAAGAGGTACCGGTTATTGACGCTTATACCACAAGGGCATACATTTCGTTTGAGCAAACAAGTTGCTCAACTCAGCTTTATCT
This DNA window, taken from Desulforhopalus sp., encodes the following:
- a CDS encoding SulP family inorganic anion transporter — its product is MLIKIFPFLSWLKGYNTNTFRQDFIAGLTVALVLIPQSMAYAQLAGMPSYYGLYAAFLPPMIAALFGSSRQLATGPVAVVSLMTAASLAPLATAGSEGYIAYALLLSLIVGTFQFLLGVFRLGLVVNFLSHPVVNGFTNAGAIIIATSQLEKMFGVYVDGKAHHYETIIEVCKSAVHYTHWPTLIIGVSAFILMFVLKKIAPKVPNVLVAVALTTVVSWAIGFQHDTKANIADIHSASTKEMIAAFNSAMKAKPELEKKQTEASKTLDEAKKSHDITAVLRAEHEVKTIQFGLEELSGKAAQFRKQLRDVLLQGVPSENGQIAFYEKGAVPAGTQDDGRTWRLKVGNKALKTEELTLMGGGAVVGDIPKGLPSFSMPPLDMRAISHLLASAIIISLLGFMEAISIAKAMAAKTGQRLDPNQELIGQGLANIIGSMTNAYPGSGSFSRSAVNLQAGAVSGMSSLFTSITVGLVLLFFTPLLYHLPQSVLAAVIMMAVIGLINASGFIHAWHAKKYDGAISVFSFLMTLAFAPHLDKGIMIGVFLSLAVFLYKSMRPNVSTLSRHDDESLKSSVIHGLKECQYIDMIRFEGPLFFANASFLEDKITDRMMNKKSLKHIVIVANGMNDIDASGEEVLSLVVSTVRSAGLDISFSGVNESVMAVLERTHLIEKIGRDHIYSTMEKAICAVHETAHKKSEENECPLTNVCYIS
- a CDS encoding TetR/AcrR family transcriptional regulator, whose product is MPKKSKKAEIIDTATILFATKGFTNTSMTEVASLTGIVGATIFYHFKTKEDLFVSVLENVKTGLIEAFSLYFQEELFPSGLERLLGAIAYHLHLSETKKEWFLLLRRHYTHELAAVNPTCRKHLEAVYTCLIEIFEKALTIGQEDGSIGPLAAKKTALIILAMVDGIIQLENNNLYNAGTLYSELLASCRRMVENKQ
- a CDS encoding histone deacetylase, with protein sequence MPRAPHKTGLILFPAFDWCISPSHPEREERLLYTRDQIIEEGLEDVENIVFFNPELATFHDINRVHHCVPSAEKLLTESHLISAGGTLRAARAVMSKEVEKAFAIVRPPGHHAMQTVFGDRGFCVINIEAIMVEYIRRHYGIRKIAIIDTDCHHGDGTQDIFYNDPDTLFISMHQDGRTLYPGSGFLHETGGPAAEGYTINIPLPPNTCDEGFDMVMERVVMPVLHEFQPELIINSAGQDNHYTDPITNMNFTAQGYARLNRLLNPDICVLEGGYSIEGALPYTNLGIILAMAGMDFSQVREPDYDPSQFIQAPDMTRYIEAICDKALAVWAKRGPRRREAEQRRVVTKQKEIFYDTTGFHVRENTAHHLCPHCPGFSEITATGRNTHLHAFTVPFNACRHCQDTAKDTFAATMPVPGTLIALQDRIADIYETK
- a CDS encoding hydantoinase/oxoprolinase family protein, with amino-acid sequence MIIGIDVGGTHADAVLLDGDMVVAKDKVCVQGRHLSEVIISLLEGLVSPESRGSLKRIHLSSTLCTNAIVTGSLDPVGMLVQAGPGMNPDFFSKSCPTWFLDGVIDHRGHILRDPDPAKIADAANTLHREGISSIGIACKFSHRNNLHEKQIAGQLAGRFRHITMGHRISGLPNFPRRVYSTWLNAALASRFNAFKAALEQGIKHLGITCPCHVLKADGGTMPFSRASEFPCESIHSGPSASVMGCLALSAQADDAILLDIGGTTTDIALLVDGAPLLEPYGTLIAGRPTLIRALKTVSIGLGGDSRVTWQDGAFHIGPEHQGISMAAGGTAPTPTDAMVVLGKLAIGSRQKAAMAMLALCPQEPPDYTASLLLEAFVERIRQAVEELIEEVFSRPVYTVAALLHRRRIQPKQIVAIGGPAEALQSFIQEALFLPCIVPANYEVANALGAARARLTFQATLYADTGDKRLSIPEISCLETITPHFTMTDAETRLQTAIAGMVSEMGMPSCPEIDFLERLEMNCVRGFKTAGKILTLKAQIRPGLTSI
- a CDS encoding GGDEF domain-containing protein — encoded protein: MPESLPKQVNEFVAAARQPFSYNILKNHYIWFGVLWGLPIPLVSIWMHSHFLGMQVAGGELLGEIVGSPLHWFFLAHPPVFGVVFGILGTIRNEKEKKISEMVGQLQELSVHDPLTGLKNRRYFVEVFYDECARSLRRGEALTLLFLDLDHFKRVNDNHGHHFGDLALQETSRFLKKQCRPYDTVVRWGGEEFIILLRATDELTALNFSERIRQGIEAELHSNLPFTMTISIGVAQYQNNDTLEELTDRADKALYHAKQTGRNKVIPWSMLSAESNL
- a CDS encoding PEP-CTERM sorting domain-containing protein, with the translated sequence MRKKLAITIVVLMSLVDTTTHASPLDLTALGSSGYFSGGYFVEGGSQVAGSGVISSFLRMQDAGIEEGYNSDGTQYVLDEKAGVFTHSIQLSAIPIVNIGGTDYREFLLDTNEGNKTGDNLLSLDELRIYLAGSSLASNLYDQATKTLGTLSAVYDMGASNSIQLDDSLASGSGQPNMFAYIPNELFTLNGVSNPYVYLYSKFGAQGGVFESNGGFEEWAVRAPEAPGPVPEPATMLLFGTGLVGLAAAMARRRRKI